GCTTGTATTCTCTTGTGCTGAGACAGCCGAAATAGATAAAAAAATTAAAAATAAAAACACTATAACAATTTTATTCAAATCATTTATCATTTTCATTTACCTCCGTTATTTTTTATTATTTTATTTAAATAAATGAAATTAAAAAGATAAATATGTACAAGTAATTAATAATAATTCTATACATCCACCTATAAATAATTAACGACACTGAATATAAAAAAATTTATATGATTAAAATTAAACTAATATCTATATAATGCTATGATAATAGCTTAGTATTAATATAAAATATTTATAATTATTACTTATTTATAAAAAAACTTTTTTTCTAAATCATTTTTCTTTAATGATCTTTGCTAAAAATGTGATATCTTTTCTTTTTATGAAAAAAACTTTTTCTAGTCCAAATTATGTCTTTAAAATATTTCATTTTTTTTATTAGGCTTTTGTTGAGATTCTATTTTATTTCTATTTTTATATTAAATTTTGCTTTTCTTCTTAAATTCCTTTCCAGAGTCTCTTTTATTATTTTTTCTATACTATTAATATAGCAATGCCTTTTCCAAAATTAAAAAATCACCTTAGATTTAATTGTAATTAATGATTAAAATAAGATTTGAGAATTGATATTTTCGGATAAATAATAATTTTTATTCCTTTTTTTAATAAATACGATTTATTGTCTATTATTTTTTTAATTTTAAACTAATATTTAAAGTATAACTAAGTTTAAATCATTTTTAAAGCTTTATATTTTAACTTGATATAGCTTAATTTTTTTAGCCGATATCTAATTTCAATTTAAAAAGGATTTCAACATAGTGCTATTAAAATGATAGCTTATAGTTTAAAATAATCTATCTTTCATTAAGGTTTAAATAATTCTTTAAATAACTTGAATCATTAATTTATCATAAATTTATAAAGTAAATTATTGCAAATTTATATAATAAAAAAATATGTATTATAAAAAAGTATAAAAAAGAGAATAATTTAGGTAAACTTTTTTTAAAATCCCATTCTAATAGCTAAAAATGTTGAAATACACTCCCCATAAATAATTATAAACACCTTCTAAAAATAGTGTAAAAAGGAAAAAATAGTAAGAATTTAAAATATTTCTTTAAACCACCTTTAGATAGAAATACTTAAAAATGAATAAAAATTATTTCGTTGAATTTAAGATGAGGTATTGATTTAAAATAAATGATTAATGGGAATTCTTTCTTAATGATATGGGGGTATTGGATAAATGAAATTAATGGAAATCCTTTCTTAACGTTATGGGGGTATTGGATAAATGAAATTAATGGGAATTCTTTCTTAACGCTAGATAGGAAACTATTGAAATCAATATTAAACCTAAAATTAAGCAAATAGCTAAATAAATACTTATTTTAAAATTCATAACATTCAGCAATATGTACATTTGTATAAAAGTTAATAAATACCCGCAAATAGATCCAGCTAATACTTGATTAGGGGAATGTTTACTTAAGACAACTCTACTCCACATAACTAAAGGAGCAATCAAGCCCATTAAAAATCCTAATGGATTAAAGAATATTAAAGCAGTAGCTGGACCAGTTACTCCCATAGCATGTACGCTTATTTTCCATTTTAGATTTATGAAAAAAACTATTAAAGTGTTAGTTCCATAACAAAACATTAAAGCAGTAGTTAATGGATTTGCATTTAAAAACCATAGGACAATGGCACCAGTTAAATAAATGATTACTGCAATTATAAAAGGAAAATGTCTGGAATGCCTATCTGTATAATCTCTATCGATTTCTTTATATTTGCTCCAAGATACAACAAAGAGAATTGGAAATATAGTGCCAAAAATCAATGATATAGATTCAATCAATAAGAGATTGCTATAATCAAGGGATAGATTGAATATTAAAAAAACGAATATTGCTAAAATTGGAGCTTCACAAAGGTAGGATACAGATTTAGCTATTTTATCATTAAAATCATCTGAATAGTGATTGTTCATATAATATCTCCTATTGCTGCAAAAGAGAATTTTCACCTTAGCTAGACATTTGCCTTAAGCTTTAAATTAAAGAATCAGCTAGAAAATTTCTATTGGCTGTTTTTCTATCGATAGTAATGTTTAATATTTCTATTATCTTATATTAATTTTAGCTTATAAATTTGTATAAATCCCTGTTTAATGTTTTTGTTAGTTCCTGTTTTAACAATTAATTTTAAATGTATAATAAAACATAACTATAATATCATATTGAAACTTATAATTTTTATAAAAATCTAAATTATTATTTTAACCTATAGTGATAGTTATGTCAATTAAAGAAAGTCTTGAAAAAGTTAGAGATAATGTATGGGAACTACCAAGTGATTATAAGAAGGAAATGAGGGTTCCTGGAAGATTGTATCTTGATGATGAATCTATTAAAGATATTGAAGAAGGGGCTCTTGAACAAGTGGCTAATGTAGCTTGTATGCCAGGTATTCAAGGTGCATCAATAGCTATGCCAGATATTCATTTTGGATATGGATTTAGTATTGGTGGTGTGGGAGCTTTTAATTATAATAATGGTGTTGTAAGTCCTGGAGGAGTTGGTTTTGATATTAACTGTGGAGTTAGAATGCTTAGAACCAACTTAAGTGAGGATGAAATCAAACCTAAACTTAAGGAACTTACTGAAGTTTTATTTAAAAATATTCCATCAGGTGTAGGAAGTAAAGGCCAAATAAGGCTTAAGGACAATGAAATTAATGAAGTTTTAGACTATGGTGCTTGGTGGGCTGTTGAACGTGGATTCGGTTGGGAAGAAGACCTTAAATTCCTAGAAGAAAATGGTAGGATGAAGGAAGCTGAATCTGCTATTGTTAGTGACAAGGCTAAAAAAAGAGGAATTCCCCAATTAGGTTCATTAGGTTCTGGAAACCACTTCTTAGAAGTTCAAAAAATTGATGAAATTTATGATGAAAATGTAGCTAAGGCATTTGGCCTTGAAGCGGGATCAATAGCTATTATGATTCATAGTGGTTCAAGGGGATGCGGACACCAGATCTGTTCTGATTATTTGAGGAAAATGGATAAGGCCTATAGGAATTATAAGATTAACCTTCCAGATAGGCAATTAGCCTGTGCACCTATTGACTCTAAGGAAGCACAAAGCTACTTAAAATCTATGGCTGCCGGAGCTAATTATGCATGGGCAAACCGTCAAATGATGTCTCATTGGATCAGACAATCCTTTGAGGAGGTATTCTCCCGTGATGCTGAAGATATGGGAATGACTACAATCTATGATGTTGCACACAATATTGCTAAAAAAGAGGTTCATAAAGTTAAAGGCTCTCATATGGAGGTTCTTGTTCACAGAAAAGGGGCTACTCGTGCATTTGGCCCTGGAAGACGTGAAATTCCTAAGGAATATAGTTCTGTAGGACAACCAGTTTTAATTCCTGGAACTATGGGATCAGCTTCTTATATTTTGCATGGTACTGACCTTGCTATGGAGGAAACCTTTGGTTCAACTGCTCATGGTGCAGGAAGGGTTTTATCTAGAACCGCTGCTAAAAAGCAATTTACTGCAGAGCAAATAGAAAAAGATTTAAATGCAAAAGGAATTCATGTAAAAGCGAATTCTGCTCCTGTTTTAGCTGAGGAAGCACCTGATGCATATAAGAATGTGGATTCTGTTGTTAAAACCTCTCACGATGCAGGTATTGCTAAATTAGTAGCAAAAGTTCTTCCTTTAGCAGTTACAAAAGGCTAATGTTTTCATTTAAATTATCATTAATTCTTTGTTTTTTTATTTTTATTGAGGTTGTTCTATGATTGGAATTATTGGTGGTAGTGGAGTTGAAGAGATAAGTGGCTTAGCAGAGGCATCTGAAAAAAGAATTGTTGATACTGAATATGGCTCTGTTGAAGTTTCTCTTTTAACAATCGGGGATAAGACAGTTGCCTTTTTACCAAGGCACTCTTTAGGCCATAGCTGTCCTCCCCATAAAATCAATTTTAAAGCAAACATTATGGCATTAAAGCAAATAGGGGTTAATCAGATTATAGCTACAAATGCAGTAGGCTCTCTAGATAGGGATATTGGCCCTGGATCTATTCTTATTCCAGATGACTTTTTGGATTTCACTGTAAATAGGGATAGAACTTTCTATGATGATAGAGTTATTCACATTGATATGACTGAACCTTTCTGTAATAGGTTAAGGGGAGCTATTTTAGCTAATTCTAATTCTGCTAATAAAGATTTGGTTGATGGAGGGACAATTGTTTGTACAGAAGGCCCTAGATTTGAAACCCCTGCTGAGATTAAAATGTTTAGGATCATTGGAGGAACAGTTGTTGGTATGACTACCCTACCTGAAGCAGTTCTTGCAAGGGAGAAAGAGATGTGCTATGCATCTATAGCAATTGTTTCTAATTATTCCACTTCAATTTCTAAAGAAAAATTAGGAGCTGAAGAAATCTATGAGATTATGGAAGTTAAAAAAGAGGAATTGATTAAATTAATGTATAATATAATTAAAGATTTGCCAGATGAGTATGATTGTGATTGCCATCATGCTTTAGGTGATGCAGAGATGTGATTTTTTATTCTATTTCTTTCTGATTCTTTTAACTCTTGTATATTCTTTTTAATTCTTTTAGCTTATATTGTCATTTATTTTTAAATAATTTAAGGAAATAGGGGGTTTAATCTCTATTTTTCTATTTTTTTAAAGAAATAGGGGGATTAATCTCTATTTCTCTATTTTTACACATGTTTATCAGGCTCTTTATTTCTTAATTAGGGATTACATACTCCACAAGGTGATTTTCCATCGGCTATTGCTGATTCTCTTGATTTATAGGTAATTAAATTTTTATCTTTTATTTTTTGAGCCCATTCACAGCTTGGCTTGTGGAATGAATCTGTTTTTTTGCTGGCATAGTAAAGGGTTCTATCTTCACTTTCATCATTTGAATCTGTGAGCTTTGTACTTTCATCTGAACTTTTAACTTCTGTGTTATCATTTGAACTGCTAGCTATTTGGCTTGTATCTTGGAGGTTTGTTGTGCTATTTATAGTAGTGGCAAAAAATGATAAACAAAGTGCAGTTATTGCTATAATTGCTACGATTCCAATAACTAATATTTTTTTATCCATACTTTCATTTTCCTTTTTTGAATCTTTAGAACTTCCAATTGCTTCTGTTTTATCGGATTTAAGTTCATTATTTTGAGAATATACTGGATTATGATTGATGTTTGTAATATTGACTGTTTTTGTATTGTTATACGTTTTATTATCGTTGTAAATGTTGTGGGATTTGGAATGCTGTTCAATAATGGTTTCATTATTGCTTGATGCATATTTCGGTTGTTTGTACTTTGGAATTTCAAAATCTGGATTTATATATTTTTTATAGAAATTAGTGCTTATTTTATATAGATTTTCATGGTTATGGTAGGCATCAGCCATTTCATTTTTAATTTTTTTATCATTGTGAACTTCTGCATTACGCTTTTTACGTATTCTATCATAATATTTAAGCTCATTCTTAGTTAATATTCCTTTTTTATTTAGGTCTCTTGTTCTTGTTTCTTGTGTTTCTTCACATAAGTTGTTTAATTTTTCGAATTTACAAATCTCTTTAGAGATTTTTTCTCCCATTTTTCCACATATGTGGATTGCACTCATTCCATCTCCCTCTATGATGCGCTGCTCCATTTTTCCACATTCTTCGCACCAATCGGGATATTCATCCTTTAAAAAAATAAAACAATGATCTTCCATAGAATTCTACCTCTAATCCTCATGTAAATTAATTTCATTGACCCTTTATAATTTTTTTAAGTTATTATGATTTTCATTGATTCTTTATAATTTTTTTTAAGTTATTATGATTTCATTGAGCTTTTAAGTTTTTTTAATTTTCCTATCTATTTATAATTATATTATATTTTTATAATTAATTAAATTTATTATAATTTTAGTATTTAATTATATTTTTCTTGCAATGCTGTTATAATTTTATAACAATTCTCTTATTTTATGAATTTTTTTAAGTTTAATTGGTGTCTGCTAAAATTATATTTTTTAATTTTTTTTGCAAATAAATGCATTTTAGGGCTTTTTAAAATAATTTTTATAGTTTTTAGAGACACTCTAATATTTTACTAAATGAAAAGCTTTATATCTAAGCAAGTTTATATCTTTGTTAGCATATCAACCACATAATCTAAAATTTTCAAACTATATCTTAAGCATTAAATTATAGATTTAACGAAGGGGTATAAATCTATAAGATTATGTTGTTGGCTAACACCAATAACTTACCATCAGAACTTTCCATCATTCCAATCACCTCTGTATTTCGGTTCTAAATCATCAAGGATTCTTTGTAATTTGTGCTGCTGGTCATCATTTCTCTCATGGTAATTTATTGGCTAATGGGCTTGGCGGGATTTAATTATTTAATAAGTTTAAAAGGGGGGCTTATTTTATAATTTGGGGGGGAATGCTCTTATTTAATGTGTTTTGTAGTTGAACTTTTTACCTTGAGGGGGGCTTTTTAATGAATGATTTCGCTTTAGTACAATTGATTTGGATAAAGAGGCTAGTAAATGAAACAAGTAGGATTAATACTTTAATCGAATGTAAAAAATTATCTCAAAATGATTTAAATAGATATAAATCTCTTATTTCTTCTATTGATGATTTTTCTGCATTTGTTATTAATTCTCAAAATTGGGGAGATAATAAAAGTATTTCTAAAATAGTTGATGAAGTTGAAATGGTTTTATTCCAGCATTTATATGCAAATGGATGCTTTTGAAGATGAAGAAGTTCATCTGGATTTGTCTGGAGATGATGAGGTCAATCTTAGGTTCAATAGTCCTTTTATTGAAGATAAATCCTTTGCTGTAATTGATGAGGGTGGTTTTAAATCTAATGATGATTCTAGACCTTTTAGCATGCCAGTATTGGAAGGGGATATTCTTCCAGATTCTGATAGATTGGATTTTATAGGGGGGAATATTGATTATTCTAGTTTAAGTGAGGATAATCAAAATAATTCAATTGATTCTATATTCGATATGGATGTGGATGAATCTTGTGAAATGTCTTTAGAAGAGTTCATAAGCTTAATTAGTGAAAGTCCAGAGAGTTTTTCATTTGCATTAAATCCTGAAGCATGTGGGGATGTTTTCAGTGAAGATTATAAAGTATCGTTAGAAGAATTTATTGCTAATGTCATTTATAGTTCTTCTAAAGATAAATCAGACTTTGATTTATGATTTGGATGATGATTAGTTTAATATTTTAATTATCTTCTAAATTCTTATTTTCTACTTTTATTTTAATCTCAGTTTTATTCATATTTCACTAATGAATATGTCTTCTATTTTAACATCAAACTTATGGGCTATTTTAAAAGCTAATTCAAGTGATGGATTATACTTGTTATTTTCAATAGCTACTATAGTTTGCCTACTAACTTCCAATTCATCTGCCAATTCTTTTTGAGTAATATTTTCAATAGCTCTATAGATTCTTAAATTGTTTTTCATAATCTCTCTCCTTCATCCATATATAATTTATAATTCATGTCAAGTTATATTTACTTATTGATTAATAGTATATACTTCATGTTAAATATTATTTACTATTCTTATGTATTTATATAGTATTATGAATATATATTCAAAATGTAATTGTGCTAAGTTTTAATAAATTATTTAAAAGTTTGGGATTTGAATTTTTTAATTTAATGTTTCTAAATAATTTAGAAAAAATATAAGGTTTTGTTAATATGGAAAAGGTTTTAACTTTAAAATATAGTTGTAAAGACTGTGGGTTTCAATGGAATAATCCCAAAAAAGAATACACTGCCTGTCCAGACTGTGAATCTGAAAATATTGAAATAATTAAAGGTAGCTTGAACGGTAATTTTGATGATAAGAATAAATCAATAGAACCATCAAAGCTTCAAATACCTAATGTCGGAGAAACTCCAGATTTTCCTTTAAGTGAAAGAAGGTCTTTCGGAGGGCCTGGAGGCGGTAGAGGACCATCAAAAGCATGTGAATGTCCTAAATGCGGTTATACCGCACCAAAAATTAGGGGATTTCCATGTATAAATATGAAATGTCCTGAATGTGGAACACCACTATGTGGATTTAAACATAAATGATTTAAAAAATATAAGGTTTTGTTAATATGGAAAAGGTTTTAACTTTAAAATATAGCTGTAAAGACTGTGGCTTCACCTGGATTACATTAAATGGTGAACATAGCCTCTGTCCAAAATGTCATAGTGAAAATATTGAATTTTTAGAGGAAGTAAAAGATTTAGATATTGATGCAATACTTGCTCATAATAAAAGAAGTGGGGGATGTTGTGGCTCTGCACGTGGAAAAGGCCCTTTAACTTGTGGTAAACCTATGCCTGACCATGCTAATCCAAATATGCCTCACCACAGACATGATAAGAAAACATGCTGCGGTTATAATGAATAATTAATGTTCATTGCCTCAAATTTTTATAATCTCTCCTTTTTTTTATTTTTTTTAATTTCATGGAATATTCTCATTTCATGAAATTTTTTTCTTTTTATTCTACTTTTTTTTTTTATCTGATTCCTATTTCTTCATGAAATTTTTTTTCTTTTTATTCTACTTTTTTTTTTTTATCTGATTCCTATTTCAAATCAATTCTCCTATTTATCCCATATTTAAACAATAAATTATTTATTATAAAGCTAATATAAATTAAGTTATGAGATATATTAGTTAACTGTTAATCATTTGAATTATTAAAATAGCTTAATAATTAAATTATATAGTTTGCTTAAATTATTTATATTATTTCTTTTTTGGAGGATTTTTAATGAATAAAAGTGATTTGAAAAGAGACCATTATATGTTGAAAGGTCCCCTTGCTAAGCAAGGCTATGACTGGTGGTGGCATTCTTTAACTGCATATAACAAGGAAACTGGTGAACCAAGGCCATTCTTTATAGAATACTTTGTATGTAACCCTGACCTTGCTGAAGATGAACCTACTTTAGGCCAAGACCCTAAAAACATTGAAGAAGGTAAAAAGCCTTCTTACTGTATGCTAAAGGTGGGGGCATGGGGAAAGGATCCTAAACAGATTCATAATTTCTATTCTATGAAGGACTTTGAATGTGCTAGTGATAAATTAGATTTAAAAGTTGGGGAATATAGCTTAACTGAAACTCATATGACTGGATATTGCAAAGTTACAGAAGAAGAAGCTCGTGAACATCCAGAGTATATGTGTGATGCAGGAGAAATGAAATGGGATTTGGATATTGACAAACAAATCGCTTTTAATGTAGGTTATGGTGCCAATAGCTTCTTTAGAAAATTAAATGCATTTGAAATGTTTTGGCATGCTGAAGGAATCAAAACTCAATATAAAGGCACTATCGAAATGGATGGTGTTGAATATGAAGTTATCCCTGAAAAATCATTTGGCTATGCCGATAAAAATTGGGGAGGGGATTTTACAAGCCCTTGGCTATGGATTTCCTCATCTAATTTAAGAAGTTTAATCACAGGCAAGAAACTTAATAACTCTGCCTTTGAAGCAGGTGGTGGAAAACCTAAAGCATTTGGCATTTCCCTTCCTCGCAAATTGTTAATTGGTTTCTATTATGAAGGGAAGATGTATGAATACAACTTTGCAAGGTTCTGGAATAATGTTCATGTGGACTTTGGCTTTAAGGAAGGTGAAGAGCTAAACGAATGGTTTATCAACTGTAGTAATTGGAATAGTAAACTTGAATTAAAATTATATTGTAAACGTGATGAAATGTTACTTTTCAATTATGAAGCACCTACTGGCAAAAAATTACACACCCGCCTTTGGAATGGTGGAAATGGCTATGGTGAAATTAAGTTAATGAAAAAGGATGGAACCTTGATTGACCATATAAAAATAGAAAATGCAGGTTGTGAATACGGAGAATATGATGATGATAGAACTCATAATGTTATAGATAAATAGATTTAAATCTATAGATTGAATTTTTCCTATCTTATCATTTATTCTTATGTTTTAATTTTAAGGGCAGATTCTGTGTTTTTTTATCTTATCATTTATTTTATGTTTTGATTTTTAAGCTTAGATGCTGTGTTTTTTTATCTTATCATTTATTTTATGTTTTGATTTTAAAGAGTAGATTATTATGTTATGGACTGATATAATTACATTAATTATTGTTTATCTTTATGTTGTTATCATATTCTTATTGGCAGAGAAAGTCTTAAAGACTAAAGCTGAAGTATCTCGTAAGTTTGTTCATATTATGATTGGTAATATGATATTTGCTATGCCATTTTTCTCAGATTCTTCAATTGCATTCTGGTTTATTACATTGCCTGTAACAATTGCATTGTTTTTCTTAACTGATTATTCGCCAGTAACTATTCACAATAGTATAACTGAATCTGGTCATGCTTTAGGATTATTCTTTTATGCAGGAATATGGTCAATTTTACTTTTAATATTCCCAATATTGATTGACTCTAATTTACTTTGGATTGTAGCAATGGCTATCGTTCCTTTGGTATATGGTGATGGCTTTGCAGCTCTTGTTGGTGGAAAATGGGGTACCCTTAAATACCATATATTTGGTGGAGAGAAAACTCTTATAGGTTCTCTTGCAATGTTTGTAGTAACTGCAGTTCTTTCTGTATTTGTATGGGTTATTTATAGTGCTGTAGGTTACAATATTCCAGAACTTAACGTTTGGTATATCTTGATTATTTCTGCTATAGCAACTGTTGCTGAAGCTATTAGTTATGGGGGAATTGATAATCTCACAGTTCCTTCTGTAACTGCAATTCTATATTATTTAGTTGCAAATTTCTTATAAAAGTCAAGCTTTTAGCCTTCGGCTAAAACCTTGACCAAAAATCTTAACGCACTTTGTAGTGTCTTTTTTATTTTTTACTTTTCTTAATTAAGTAACTTTAGTTTATTTTTATTTTAAATTAATTGTTTAATTTTTAAGGAATTATTTTCATTTATTTGATTATTATTTAAATTTTAAATGATATTTTTGCTATTTTATCCTATTTTATATTTTTGTTTTTATTTTAAACAATTTTAAATTAAAATAACTTTTGGTTAATAAAATAGAAAACTTTATATACTATGAAGTTCAACTATTATTTAGTTACAAAAACTAACTAAAAGATTTACATTAATAATTATTGATAAATTTTTAACAAATTCTTTTAATTTTTTATTTGGTTGTCTAAATTAAATTAATTTAGTTTAAACAATTGATTAAATGAATTATTTGAATTTTACTGGAATTGATTCTTTTAATTATTTATTGATGATTAAATTGTATTTATTTGGTTGTTTAAATAAATTGATGGTCTTTAAATCTTTAGTTTAATTTTAATGTATTGTTGAAATTTTTAATTTCAATTTGTTGTATTGGGCCGGTCTATTAATTTGGACTATTGGTTAAATTCAAACATTGATTGAATAATTTTAAAATTAA
This sequence is a window from Methanobrevibacter olleyae. Protein-coding genes within it:
- a CDS encoding phosphatase PAP2 family protein, giving the protein MNNHYSDDFNDKIAKSVSYLCEAPILAIFVFLIFNLSLDYSNLLLIESISLIFGTIFPILFVVSWSKYKEIDRDYTDRHSRHFPFIIAVIIYLTGAIVLWFLNANPLTTALMFCYGTNTLIVFFINLKWKISVHAMGVTGPATALIFFNPLGFLMGLIAPLVMWSRVVLSKHSPNQVLAGSICGYLLTFIQMYILLNVMNFKISIYLAICLILGLILISIVSYLALRKNSH
- a CDS encoding RtcB family protein, which produces MSIKESLEKVRDNVWELPSDYKKEMRVPGRLYLDDESIKDIEEGALEQVANVACMPGIQGASIAMPDIHFGYGFSIGGVGAFNYNNGVVSPGGVGFDINCGVRMLRTNLSEDEIKPKLKELTEVLFKNIPSGVGSKGQIRLKDNEINEVLDYGAWWAVERGFGWEEDLKFLEENGRMKEAESAIVSDKAKKRGIPQLGSLGSGNHFLEVQKIDEIYDENVAKAFGLEAGSIAIMIHSGSRGCGHQICSDYLRKMDKAYRNYKINLPDRQLACAPIDSKEAQSYLKSMAAGANYAWANRQMMSHWIRQSFEEVFSRDAEDMGMTTIYDVAHNIAKKEVHKVKGSHMEVLVHRKGATRAFGPGRREIPKEYSSVGQPVLIPGTMGSASYILHGTDLAMEETFGSTAHGAGRVLSRTAAKKQFTAEQIEKDLNAKGIHVKANSAPVLAEEAPDAYKNVDSVVKTSHDAGIAKLVAKVLPLAVTKG
- the mtnP gene encoding S-methyl-5'-thioadenosine phosphorylase codes for the protein MIGIIGGSGVEEISGLAEASEKRIVDTEYGSVEVSLLTIGDKTVAFLPRHSLGHSCPPHKINFKANIMALKQIGVNQIIATNAVGSLDRDIGPGSILIPDDFLDFTVNRDRTFYDDRVIHIDMTEPFCNRLRGAILANSNSANKDLVDGGTIVCTEGPRFETPAEIKMFRIIGGTVVGMTTLPEAVLAREKEMCYASIAIVSNYSTSISKEKLGAEEIYEIMEVKKEELIKLMYNIIKDLPDEYDCDCHHALGDAEM
- a CDS encoding Ada metal-binding domain-containing protein; its protein translation is MEDHCFIFLKDEYPDWCEECGKMEQRIIEGDGMSAIHICGKMGEKISKEICKFEKLNNLCEETQETRTRDLNKKGILTKNELKYYDRIRKKRNAEVHNDKKIKNEMADAYHNHENLYKISTNFYKKYINPDFEIPKYKQPKYASSNNETIIEQHSKSHNIYNDNKTYNNTKTVNITNINHNPVYSQNNELKSDKTEAIGSSKDSKKENESMDKKILVIGIVAIIAITALCLSFFATTINSTTNLQDTSQIASSSNDNTEVKSSDESTKLTDSNDESEDRTLYYASKKTDSFHKPSCEWAQKIKDKNLITYKSRESAIADGKSPCGVCNP
- a CDS encoding helix-turn-helix transcriptional regulator, with amino-acid sequence MKNNLRIYRAIENITQKELADELEVSRQTIVAIENNKYNPSLELAFKIAHKFDVKIEDIFISEI
- a CDS encoding DNA-binding protein, which translates into the protein MEKVLTLKYSCKDCGFTWITLNGEHSLCPKCHSENIEFLEEVKDLDIDAILAHNKRSGGCCGSARGKGPLTCGKPMPDHANPNMPHHRHDKKTCCGYNE
- a CDS encoding tocopherol cyclase family protein; this encodes MNKSDLKRDHYMLKGPLAKQGYDWWWHSLTAYNKETGEPRPFFIEYFVCNPDLAEDEPTLGQDPKNIEEGKKPSYCMLKVGAWGKDPKQIHNFYSMKDFECASDKLDLKVGEYSLTETHMTGYCKVTEEEAREHPEYMCDAGEMKWDLDIDKQIAFNVGYGANSFFRKLNAFEMFWHAEGIKTQYKGTIEMDGVEYEVIPEKSFGYADKNWGGDFTSPWLWISSSNLRSLITGKKLNNSAFEAGGGKPKAFGISLPRKLLIGFYYEGKMYEYNFARFWNNVHVDFGFKEGEELNEWFINCSNWNSKLELKLYCKRDEMLLFNYEAPTGKKLHTRLWNGGNGYGEIKLMKKDGTLIDHIKIENAGCEYGEYDDDRTHNVIDK
- a CDS encoding diacylglycerol/polyprenol kinase family protein, translated to MLWTDIITLIIVYLYVVIIFLLAEKVLKTKAEVSRKFVHIMIGNMIFAMPFFSDSSIAFWFITLPVTIALFFLTDYSPVTIHNSITESGHALGLFFYAGIWSILLLIFPILIDSNLLWIVAMAIVPLVYGDGFAALVGGKWGTLKYHIFGGEKTLIGSLAMFVVTAVLSVFVWVIYSAVGYNIPELNVWYILIISAIATVAEAISYGGIDNLTVPSVTAILYYLVANFL